The DNA window CCACCCGTTGGTCCATTGAAATGGGTGTTTGATCtccatttatttgttttccgATCAATGTTGGTGATTCGGTTAGTCTTTgtggcagcagctgcagcgcaTGTTGGTGAAGCAGTGTATGCTTGGTTCTTGGCAAAGAAGTATGATCCGGCGAATGCTACAGGTTGGTTTTGGCAAACATTCATGCTCGGGTTCTTTTCTCTCCGCTTTCTGCTTAAGAGAGCGAGAGAGTAGACTTGTGCGGTTATTCCCTTCACTTGTCAAGAAATGAACAGTAATTTCTAGCTGAAATGACTCAGCATATGTGCTCGTAACTCCTGTAAAACTTCAATCTCTGAGTCATTGTGACTTCCCTCAGTGTCTTGAGAAGCAGAATGTGCAGAAATTCAGGGTCTTCTGTCAGAGGGATTCAGCTATGTTTTCAATATGGCATGAAGCCAAACTACACAGCACATGGTCGACTTGAAGCATGTACCTGTAGCTTAGATGTCATTTGTTTTGGTGGAACAATCGAACATCATGGAGTTGTAACAAGTCATTGTTAGAGTTGGCATTTGTCTGGAGGCTGTACCATACCTCTTATGCATTGAACTGTACTATATAAATCAATAATTGTAAGCTGAACAGCAGCCAGCTTCCCCTGCTTGTTACATATGCAGCACACAAACCCTGTGTTTTGCCAATGCAGAACTGGAATATCTGGTCATTCGTTGGGTGGTCTTTGCTCTTCCTCTGCCAGCTACCTACCTCTGAACTGGATTACCAAAAACACAAGCATATTACAGCCTGATGGCAGGATGACGACAGGTCAGTTAAACTGCTTccatgaggaaaaaaaaagagttgttGCAGTTGTGTTGTGCCCCTCCACTCGTCTGATTCTTCTACCAACCTCGCAACCAACCTTTTGCTCTtcatttaataaaatccaGTGTCGGCGGCGAGAGGAAGCAACCGATGGAAAAGAAGGTGAGGTGAGGCCCCCGGGTGTTATTATCGGAGTTGGACTTGTGAACTGCAGCTCTGCACAAGTGCACAGCAGCCGTCTgagctctttttttcttcttctttgtcAAATGACACGCTGCACGTTACCGCATGGAATATATGGTACAAGTAAAGGTTAGAGCCCCCTGATCTTGGCAAGAATCAGGcagaaaaaaatctgaaacgCTTGCATTTGTTCTGATGAGAAATGTAGTTTCAGTTTTTCCCTGCCTGAGAATGATGTTTGTGATGGCACAGTGGCACTCATGTTTCTTGTGTAGGAAAGGCCTTTCATGTAGAGTCCAATCGTTGAAAGGGCCTTTAAAAGTCTATGGGTAACCGGAAGAATACAAACAGTTTCGGTAGGAAGAGGGAGGGGGCAATGTTTCATGGACGACCTGATTGCCATTGGATGATTCCACCCCCCATGTTCTCATGTGATACCTTTTTAAGCTTTTGGTGACACCGCAGCTGCCTCTTCGTTTATTAGATGCTAACCAAACACAGATGGCCCTTTTCTTTCTGGAAATTAGTGACCATCAAATGCTCAATTGAAACAAGCAAGTGCAAATGTAAACATTTGCCTCCTTataaacatccgatgtaatttttttttgtaggaAATGAACCCAAAAAAACGTAAAATTCTTGTAAAATTACTGCTCCATTGGCCCTTCGAGAGGAAACAGAAGTAACCACATCTTTTCGCTGAATATGTCGTTTGTCACACAATCACCCATAAGAAACTTGTGATAAAAGCTGCGTATTTGGAGAGATAGGGACCGAAAGTCTGAAACCCTTCATTTTAAAGGCTTTCTTAAAGACAATTCAAGGTATTCCGATATACACAATGAAGTGCATTAGTGCTGTTCGGTTCGAATCCTAGGACACATCCTATTCCTATATCATTGATACGAAGAGCATATGCAATGGTGCTCATTCACCACACTTGGGGTTGTTTAGACGGGGCTAGACTTTTTAGCTCCATGTCAgatcggatatttggacattaatttaaagtattaaatatagattaataaaaaaactaatttcataaatgagtggtagcATCACAtgggctaatcatggattaattaggctcaatagattcatctcgcgaattagtctaagattataaatatattttattaatagtctacgtttaatatttataataaacgtcTAAACATTCAATAGAACaatagactaaaaaaataaatcacttGTCCCAAACTTAGAAGGCTCTGCATTTAGTTGGCCGGGATCAACCATCAACCCAATTATATTGTAACTGCAACGGAGTCAAATAGATAGATGTGCACGCAGGCAGGCAGGACGCCACAAGCCACATGGTGGatgatggatcatggatgtcAAAGGCACAAAAGGCACAGGTGGCGCCGCACCGGCAGCTGCCACCCACCCATCGTTTCGCCAACACGGCTCCAGTTTATCTGAGCTGCCTGAcagaagggggaaaaaaaagataacaacAACCAGATTGTTCAGTTCACATCGCCTCTCTCTGCAGTATAAACATATGCTTGCAAAGTGCAAAGCTTTCAACTACACGCACTCGGTCGTGGCCTGGCCCCCTCTTGCACGAATAAAACCAGCCTGTTCTGCCAGCCAGAGCTGCGAAGACAAACATAGCGCCATCACATACAcaaagaggaggagagatCTGGAGAagggagaagaagagggaAGGAGGCCATTGCACCTGACCTTCTTCTCTCCtttcatcctctctctctctctctctctctctattgaAGAAGCTCTTGCTTGGTTGGTAGATAGGGTAGGGACAAGGGCGGCATGGCGACTATCCTGGAGAACATCCAGAAGGCGAGGTTCTTGCCGACCAGGCCGCTGAAAGATGAGCTGCCGACGTtccagggcggcggcgacggtggcaaGGAGAGCCACCTCATGGGGCTGAGGAAGAGGCTGTCATCGTTCTCCGACAAGATCCAGCCCATCTCCTCGGCGTCGGCCGAGTGGGCGTTCCGGCGGTCCAAgtcggcgccgtcgctcgGCGCGTTCGCCGGCGGCCCGCTGAAGAGGTGGTGGGACTGGGGCGTCGGCTGGCTCATGTCCAAGAAGCCCGGCTTCGCCAGCGACCTCGAGATGAACGAGGAGGAGGTGTCCGTCCTCGGCCGCCAGAACAGGGGCAGCTGGGGTCACATCCTCTACAAGATGCGCTCCAGCGTCCGGCGGCTCGTCACCTCGCACTCACTGCCGACGACGcacagggcggcggcggcggcggcggcccagtgcaagccggcggccgcggcggcgacgttcCCCTACACCCAGAGCTTCCACAGCGGCCAAACCGCCATGGCTTACTGAGAGCACACATCATCGCTCCAAGGTGTTTCTTGGATAAAAAACACGGCCTTTTCTGGTCGTCGTCTCCATGAGATCCGAATGGAGAAGCAGCTCAGGGAGACTGATATAATATGGTGAAGATGCAACTACCATTACATGTAAAACACGGTACATTTGATGAATGAAAAATGTAGCTCTTACTACGTgatctgtttttattttgtgtaGATCTAGTATCCATGTAGAGGCCAAATGTATGTTCGTTCTTTCCATTCTTTTGGAGTTCGTCGGGCGATGTAAATGTCTGGTTATTTCCCTATGCTTTTGCCTCATGCAGTAAATAAAAAGCTAATGAAAAATGGTGCTTGTTTATAAGTTCTTGATATGACTTGAGAGTTTCATCTCAGATCTGAATTCTCATAGCAATGAGTTGTCATCTTTCTGTTCAGAGTTCACCATGATCTTTGATTCTTTGAGCACATGGGTTTGGTGTCCAAGTGTGTCGGAAGATCAAGCATGATGGtttggtttaaaaaaaatcaaaaggacataataaaaataatttagaaaaaaattatatatatgttttcttagctatctatcgactaaagatttttttatttttaaacacttttaataaataattttattactaaacctccgagaaaaatatttttactgaGAAACACTGCCATGTCACCAATATTGGTGCGGTGAAATGGCTTGGCACGCCATACGCCGATCAAGTTGCGGAGCAACGTTATCTTGCCACGCTATCAACACTGACGTGaccaaaatatttagttttagaaaaaaattgtctgatggtttagtaataaaattacttgttaaaatgtttatttaataaaaaaatttaagactgaaaattataaaatcaactctaaattagattgataatttaaattaggGCTTATAAgtgtaaaaaaaaggaaaagatgaaTGACGCAACAATGGCCGGTGAATCTAACAATTAGTCTCCGAAACAGAGGAGATTACAGGTGAAGTGTCACGACTGAACAGGTAGGCAGGAGGTCGGAATCTGTCACGGTGTGTGTTAGTATTACATCATGAACTGTCCTCTTGCGGAAGCACAAGAAAATTAGTGGTTCGGTGAGACTGACACGATTTGATCATTTAGGCGAAGTACCACCTTTACCTCTGTtccataataatcttattttttatttttttatgtctaacatttaatcattcgttttatttgaaactattttgcgattaatatttttattattactagataataaaatatgaatattactttatacgtgactaatttttttagatttttgtataatttttttaaataaggtaAATGGTCAAACACAGTTAAatatggaaaaacgaaaaataagattagtACGGGACGGAGTTAGGACTTGTTTGCTCGTGCACCGCTCCAGCCTCTCATGGCGAAAGGAACGGACGCTGATGAGCTCAGCGAAACAGCAAGATTTTCTGGGCTTCAGAAATGGATAGGCCCAAAAGTGCCATGAATCTTTTGGACCCGCGACGACCCAAATCACTCTAGCTCCGGCCCAACCCAAAAGTGCCATGAAATGTCTTCAGAAGTGGTACACTTTTCagtttcttttcctctctcgCTCCGCACGTTGTTAAGCTATCCCGTATTCCCGTTACGGAAAATTTCTGCTTTCTTTtcgttattattttttttcttcactcTTGCGGCAAGTAGCTTTCTTTGCTTTTCTTCACCTCACTTCACAAGTCACGACATatactcttttatttttcgtttttcgcAATCACACTTATCAACTTACTTTCTAAAAGGCAATATAGAGATATGGTACtttaatatcaaataaatttattatctaaacttttataactaatactacctcctttctaaaataaattcatttttttgcgattaatatttttataaaacataaatagtcctttatgtgtgattaattttttaaatttttatataaattttttagatataacgaatggttaaactttGGATaaagaaatcgaaaaataagtttattataaGACAAAGATACAATCGTACGCTAATAATCAGCTGAGGCGTGGTTtagattgcaaaaaaattttaaaaaacatcacatcaagtttttaaacacttatttgaagtattaaacgtagattaattacaaaataaattttagatttcgtctagaaaccacgagacgaatcttttgagcctaattaatccatcattagcacatgttggttactgtagcacttatgaatAATCAcgtcttaattaggctcaaaagattcgtcttacgacttctcatataactgtgtaattaatttttcattttatctatgtttaatactctatttagatattcaAAGAGTAGATGTGATATGGTGTTTTTTGacgaaaatttttacaaactacACAGCCCCTTACCCGTCCGGTTTCCAACCCACGGCCGCAGACACGCAGTCGCTGCCCGTTTCGACGGTTTGTCTTTCTCGCGGTGTCGGCTTGCCTGCCACGCTGTCCCGTTTGGAGCGTCCCTTTTGCGCTTTGGCCCTCACGCTTCCGCGAATTTCCGTGCCTTGCTCGCGTCGCgttgttttcttcttcctctcgccTTTTCCCTTTCGTGTAGAGTACCGAGCAAGACAAAAAACAAAGCTTCCCCTTCACAACAAAAACCCCCGAAACCTCGAGCGCGGAGAGCCATCCCACACCACCCGtccgtccatccatccatccatccatccccgTCGCAATCCACGGGcccggagcagcagcagcagcagcagcagcagcggcagcggcagccatggcgagaggggaagggggagggCAGCGCGAGGGCAGCGCGCTGAAGACGGCGGTGGTCGTGACCGGTGGCCTCGTCCTCGCCTGGTTCACCATGGAGTCCGCGTTCAAGCCCTTCCTCGACCGCCTCCGCGGCGCGCTCACCCGCTCCACCGACCCGGCGCCGCGCGACCCCGACGAGgagcccgccgcgccgccggccgcggccgagggggcggaggagggcgagaAGAAGGGGGAGGACAAGGAGGTGGAGCTggaggagaagggggaggGGGACGCCAAGGCCgagtgaagaagaagaagaaggcgtcGTCCCCCGTCTGGTTCCGCTTCTGAATATGTTGTGAATCTGTTTCTGTGCTTCCCAATCTTGTCCTGGATGATGCAAATTTTCGATTCTAATACCAGTATCTGCACCAGTAGTACTCATCTCAAGTCTACCTGTGTGCTTGCGTTAGTTTCTACTTTCTAGTGACATTTACTGCTGCTCAGCTAATATGTACTTTTTTCTGTGGGTGCACTTGTTCCCCCTTGAAGCTGCTTGACTATGCTATTCATAAGAAAACTGTAGTAAAAATCAGTGTTTCTCTATAAGCTGTTTACTTATGGCATTGACAAGAAAATTGTAGTGAGTAGTGGTTATCTAAATTTTGCAACCCCAGATgcttctttcatttttctcgTCTGTCATGCTAGTTTAAAATGACTGCAGAATGCAGAGTTCTGTGTCCTTTTTCAAATTAGTAAGCTGGTATGTCTGTTATGGTTGTGACCCATTATACGGCGGTGATATTGTGATTGTTTAGCACTTCCATTCATGCTTAGTGTGAGAGACACTTTCCCTGATTGAAGTAGGCACCTCATATGGTTTCTTTACAGAATAGTACTCTGCTGGTTACTCCACATCCATGACACACCACACTTCCCAGAAGTATACAGACCTGTCACCTGTGTGAATACTGATTACATtggtttctgtttatattcGATTGGTATGTGTTTGCACATGTGCATACCTTTTTTAAGCCCAATAAGCTATTCACCTTTTTTACTCGTTTTGGAGAACATTTGGATTGGCATAGAGGGTTGGTCTTGTTTCAACAAAAGGTTGTCATTTGCATCTCTGAATCATCTATTGAATGTTCAGTGTGCTAGCATAAAACAGTTTCTGTTTGCTCAATATCACTTGCACAATGTTCCATGCATGTTTAATCGAAACATTCTCAGGTAATTTTAGCATCGTTCCATTGCAGCTTCATGCACAACATGTGGTCTCTTAATGCCATAGCTGAAATTAATGTTTCTGAAACTACTGTTCTTGGATGAACTCGTGGTTGTTTCTGCATGTACTTGCCATTTGCCGATGTTACGACAAAGCTGTGAATAGTgtacattaaatt is part of the Oryza brachyantha chromosome 2, ObraRS2, whole genome shotgun sequence genome and encodes:
- the LOC102719458 gene encoding uncharacterized protein LOC102719458; this translates as MATILENIQKARFLPTRPLKDELPTFQGGGDGGKESHLMGLRKRLSSFSDKIQPISSASAEWAFRRSKSAPSLGAFAGGPLKRWWDWGVGWLMSKKPGFASDLEMNEEEVSVLGRQNRGSWGHILYKMRSSVRRLVTSHSLPTTHRAAAAAAAQCKPAAAAATFPYTQSFHSGQTAMAY
- the LOC121053599 gene encoding outer envelope membrane protein 7; translation: MARGEGGGQREGSALKTAVVVTGGLVLAWFTMESAFKPFLDRLRGALTRSTDPAPRDPDEEPAAPPAAAEGAEEGEKKGEDKEVELEEKGEGDAKAE